From Culicoidibacter larvae, one genomic window encodes:
- a CDS encoding SMP-30/gluconolactonase/LRE family protein produces the protein MSKQVELLSKGYQFGLTEGPQWNERERRLYFIDATHNTVNYWQQADNSITTVQAEEMVTALAFAVDDSYVVGVTPHGAQLFDLVGGNLSNLLDPEAGIVDNRFNDGKVGPDGNFWAGTISAKRTPTAALYCFYDDQRVELKVSGVHNSNGLGWSPDGKTFYHTDTTLLQVFAYDFDVATSTISNQRVCVDFNGLDIGKPDGLCVDSQGHLWIGHWAGGQVSVWNPMTGEMLESIAVPAKNVTSCTFGGDDLQTLFITTAQEDEQDVVGGQIYCLKTQVKGLPMARLHDHWLTFK, from the coding sequence ATGAGTAAGCAAGTAGAGTTATTGAGTAAGGGGTATCAGTTTGGCTTAACTGAGGGACCGCAGTGGAATGAACGTGAGCGGCGGTTGTATTTTATTGATGCAACGCACAATACAGTGAATTATTGGCAGCAAGCTGATAATAGTATTACTACTGTTCAGGCCGAGGAAATGGTTACCGCACTTGCTTTTGCTGTTGATGATAGCTATGTTGTTGGGGTGACACCGCATGGTGCGCAGTTGTTTGATTTAGTAGGTGGTAATTTATCTAATTTGCTTGATCCAGAGGCCGGTATTGTTGATAATCGTTTTAATGATGGCAAGGTTGGTCCGGATGGGAATTTCTGGGCTGGTACAATTTCTGCAAAGCGGACACCAACAGCAGCGCTCTATTGTTTTTATGATGATCAGCGAGTTGAGTTGAAGGTAAGCGGTGTTCATAATTCCAATGGTCTTGGTTGGAGTCCTGATGGTAAAACTTTTTATCATACAGATACGACTTTATTACAAGTGTTTGCCTATGATTTTGATGTCGCAACTTCAACAATCAGCAACCAACGTGTTTGTGTTGATTTCAACGGTTTAGACATAGGTAAGCCGGATGGGCTTTGTGTAGATAGTCAAGGTCACTTGTGGATTGGACATTGGGCTGGAGGTCAAGTGAGCGTTTGGAATCCAATGACGGGTGAGATGCTTGAAAGTATTGCGGTTCCGGCAAAGAATGTAACTAGCTGTACTTTTGGTGGCGATGATTTACAAACTTTGTTTATAACTACGGCACAGGAAGATGAGCAAGATGTTGTTGGCGGACAGATTTATTGTTTAAAAACTCAGGTAAAAGGGTTGCCAATGGCACGTTTACACGACCATTGGCTAACATTTAAGTAA
- a CDS encoding acyltransferase has protein sequence MDLTNFLEIMDSGKEVVAGSEEHQFMHGLSQEALRVTMELNNQYHTGDEIRLLMEKLTGRTIDESFALFPPFYTDCGKNIKIGKNVFINAACMFQDQGGIEIGDGTLIGHNVVIATLNHNMRPKYRGNIIPKPVKIGKNVWIGANVTICQGVEIGENAIVAAGAVVTKSVDKNTVVGGIPAKFIKRIEE, from the coding sequence ATGGATTTAACGAACTTTTTAGAAATCATGGATAGTGGCAAAGAAGTTGTTGCAGGATCAGAGGAGCATCAATTTATGCATGGGCTGTCTCAAGAAGCGCTTAGAGTTACAATGGAACTAAATAATCAATATCATACAGGTGATGAAATAAGGCTTCTCATGGAAAAACTTACTGGAAGAACAATCGATGAAAGTTTTGCTTTGTTTCCGCCATTTTATACAGATTGCGGAAAAAACATAAAAATTGGTAAAAATGTTTTTATAAATGCAGCTTGTATGTTTCAAGACCAGGGAGGTATTGAAATTGGTGATGGCACACTTATTGGGCATAATGTAGTGATTGCTACACTCAATCATAATATGAGACCGAAATACAGAGGTAATATTATTCCAAAACCTGTTAAGATTGGTAAGAATGTCTGGATAGGAGCCAATGTAACAATTTGCCAAGGCGTGGAAATTGGTGAGAATGCCATAGTGGCAGCAGGTGCAGTAGTTACTAAAAGTGTAGATAAAAACACTGTTGTCGGCGGAATTCCGGCGAAATTTATCAAAAGAATTGAAGAATAA
- the murQ gene encoding N-acetylmuramic acid 6-phosphate etherase: MIESLVTEKRNEKTYNLDQMDVLSLLKVMNEEDQSVPVAIQKVLPIIGEVVQVTVSRLQNSGRIIYIGAGTSGRLGVLDAAECPPTFGTTDEVIGLIAGGEEAFVKAIEGAEDSMTLAVDDLKSIRLSDKDVVIGIAASGRTPYVIGGLEYTREIGAYAVAFSANPNAKISDHADIAIEVDCGPEILTGSTRLKAGTAQKLVLNMISTASMVGIGKVFGNLMVDVQPTNEKLVERSKHIITEATGVSYEQAEQVLEAAKGKVKDAIVMILANCNYEEAQVRLKNSNGFVRMAVK, from the coding sequence ATGATTGAATCATTAGTTACAGAGAAACGTAATGAGAAAACTTATAACTTAGATCAGATGGATGTTTTGAGTTTATTAAAGGTCATGAATGAGGAAGACCAAAGTGTGCCTGTTGCAATTCAAAAAGTGTTACCAATTATTGGTGAGGTTGTTCAAGTAACTGTTAGTCGATTACAGAATAGTGGTAGAATCATTTATATTGGTGCCGGTACTAGTGGTCGTTTGGGTGTTCTAGATGCTGCTGAGTGTCCACCGACATTTGGTACTACTGATGAAGTGATAGGTTTAATCGCAGGTGGTGAAGAGGCTTTTGTAAAGGCAATTGAGGGTGCTGAGGATTCAATGACCCTTGCAGTCGATGATTTGAAAAGTATTCGTTTATCAGATAAAGATGTTGTTATAGGTATTGCAGCAAGTGGGCGGACACCATATGTAATTGGTGGTTTGGAATATACTCGCGAGATTGGTGCGTATGCAGTGGCTTTCAGTGCCAACCCTAATGCTAAGATTTCTGATCATGCTGATATTGCTATTGAAGTTGATTGCGGACCGGAAATTTTGACCGGTTCGACAAGATTGAAGGCTGGAACAGCTCAGAAGCTTGTATTGAACATGATTTCCACGGCATCAATGGTTGGGATTGGTAAGGTTTTTGGTAATCTGATGGTTGATGTTCAGCCAACAAATGAAAAATTGGTTGAGCGGTCAAAACATATTATTACTGAGGCAACCGGAGTATCATATGAGCAAGCTGAACAAGTTTTAGAAGCAGCTAAAGGAAAAGTAAAGGATGCAATTGTCATGATTTTGGCTAATTGTAATTATGAAGAAGCACAAGTTCGTTTAAAAAACAGCAATGGATTTGTAAGGATGGCAGTTAAGTAG
- a CDS encoding alpha/beta hydrolase — MQSEQLNLISQWDKTFEKSNQVSHRKITFVNRYGITLAADLYEPKEYTGKLPAIAVSGPFGAVKEQSSGKYAQEMAMRGFLALAFDPSYTGESGGQPRYVASPDINTEDFSAAVDFLSVQDNVDSEKIGIIGICGWGGMALNAAAMDTRIKATVASTMYDMTRSKAQGYNDSLDAEGRYQIRQSLNIQRTLDYKNGYYDLAGGVVDPLPDDAPQFVKDYYAYYKTSRGYHERSLNSNNGWNITSTLSFMNMPILQYADEIRSACLLVHGEKAHSLYFSQDAFKKLTGDNKELLIIPNANHTDLYDKMDIIPFDKIQKFFEDNI, encoded by the coding sequence ATGCAATCAGAACAATTAAATTTAATAAGTCAATGGGATAAAACTTTTGAAAAGAGCAATCAAGTAAGTCATAGAAAAATTACTTTTGTAAATCGCTATGGTATAACACTTGCAGCAGATTTATATGAACCAAAAGAATATACCGGGAAATTACCGGCTATTGCTGTTTCCGGACCTTTTGGTGCTGTCAAAGAGCAATCATCAGGAAAATATGCACAAGAAATGGCAATGCGGGGATTTCTTGCTTTGGCATTTGACCCATCTTATACGGGTGAAAGTGGTGGTCAACCAAGGTATGTTGCTTCGCCAGATATTAATACAGAAGATTTCTCAGCAGCAGTTGATTTTTTGTCTGTTCAAGATAATGTAGATAGTGAGAAAATTGGCATTATTGGGATCTGTGGCTGGGGTGGTATGGCTCTTAATGCTGCTGCAATGGATACAAGAATAAAAGCAACAGTTGCTTCTACTATGTATGATATGACGAGATCTAAGGCACAGGGATATAATGATTCTCTAGATGCAGAGGGTAGGTATCAAATTCGTCAGAGTTTGAATATACAAAGAACACTGGATTACAAAAATGGTTATTATGACTTAGCTGGAGGAGTTGTTGATCCGCTTCCTGATGACGCCCCTCAATTTGTAAAAGATTATTATGCGTATTATAAAACATCAAGAGGATATCATGAAAGATCGTTGAATTCTAATAATGGCTGGAATATTACTTCTACACTTTCTTTTATGAATATGCCTATTCTACAATATGCTGATGAAATCAGGAGTGCATGCTTGCTTGTTCATGGAGAAAAAGCTCATTCTTTATATTTTAGTCAAGACGCGTTCAAAAAATTAACAGGAGATAATAAAGAACTTTTAATTATACCAAATGCTAATCATACGGACTTGTATGATAAAATGGATATTATTCCCTTTGATAAAATACAGAAATTTTTTGAGGATAATATTTAA
- the guaA gene encoding glutamine-hydrolyzing GMP synthase produces MKHDSILVLDFGSQYNQLIARRIRDFGVYSELLPPTTTAREILDRGNVRGIIFSGGPDVITDKDALMCDPAIFELGIPILGICYGLQLMAHHFGGEVERAVNREYGMARIRVIHESPLFKGLAHEQTVWMSHGYHATKAPEGFTIDAVSESCPIVAMSDERRNFYGLQFHPEVRHSEHGIAILGKFVFDICGAVADWSMKNFIDEQVANIRAEVGSDKVLCALSGGVDSSVVATLLHRAIGDQLVCMFVDHGLLRKNEGDMVMDMLENEFNMHILRIDARERFLNKLAGVSEPEAKRKIIGEEFIRVFEDESKKLTDVKFLAQGTLYTDIIESGTATAQTIKSHHNVGGLPEDMQFALIEPVKTLFKDEVRALGIELGIAEDMVWRQPFPGPGLGIRVIGDVTEEKLHIVRESDWILREEVAKAGLEREIWQYFTVLTNLKSVGVMGDERTYDYTVGIRAVTSIDGMTADFARVPWDVLQAVSVRIVNEVKHVNRVVYDITSKPPATIEWE; encoded by the coding sequence ATGAAACATGATAGTATTCTGGTTTTGGATTTTGGGAGTCAGTATAATCAGCTTATAGCACGGAGGATTCGGGATTTTGGTGTGTACAGTGAGTTGCTGCCACCGACTACCACAGCTAGAGAGATTTTGGACCGTGGTAATGTGCGGGGAATTATTTTTTCCGGTGGTCCGGACGTGATTACTGATAAGGATGCATTGATGTGTGATCCGGCTATTTTTGAGTTAGGAATTCCAATTCTTGGAATTTGTTATGGGTTGCAATTAATGGCTCATCATTTTGGTGGTGAGGTTGAACGGGCAGTGAATCGTGAGTATGGTATGGCACGAATCAGAGTTATCCATGAGTCACCTTTATTTAAGGGATTAGCACATGAGCAGACAGTGTGGATGAGTCATGGCTATCACGCTACCAAGGCACCGGAAGGATTTACTATTGATGCAGTTTCAGAGTCTTGCCCAATTGTAGCAATGAGTGATGAGCGACGTAATTTTTATGGGTTGCAGTTTCATCCTGAGGTTCGTCATTCTGAACATGGCATCGCTATTTTAGGTAAGTTTGTATTTGATATTTGTGGTGCCGTTGCTGATTGGTCAATGAAGAATTTTATTGATGAGCAGGTTGCGAATATTCGTGCTGAGGTTGGTAGTGATAAAGTGCTTTGTGCATTGAGTGGTGGTGTTGATTCCAGTGTAGTTGCTACCTTATTGCATCGGGCAATCGGAGATCAGTTGGTTTGTATGTTTGTTGATCATGGATTGTTGCGTAAAAATGAAGGCGACATGGTTATGGATATGCTTGAGAATGAGTTCAATATGCATATTTTGCGTATTGATGCGCGTGAGCGGTTCTTAAATAAGCTTGCGGGTGTGAGCGAGCCGGAGGCGAAGCGGAAGATTATTGGTGAAGAGTTCATTCGTGTGTTTGAGGATGAGTCTAAGAAGTTGACTGATGTGAAGTTTTTAGCACAGGGAACTTTATATACGGATATTATTGAAAGCGGGACAGCAACGGCACAGACGATTAAGTCGCATCATAATGTTGGCGGGTTGCCGGAAGATATGCAGTTTGCTTTAATTGAGCCGGTAAAGACTTTGTTCAAGGATGAGGTACGCGCACTTGGTATCGAGCTGGGGATTGCTGAAGATATGGTATGGCGTCAACCGTTCCCCGGTCCAGGACTTGGTATTCGGGTTATTGGCGATGTAACTGAAGAGAAATTGCATATTGTGCGTGAGAGTGACTGGATTTTACGTGAAGAGGTTGCTAAAGCTGGTCTTGAACGTGAAATTTGGCAATACTTTACGGTATTAACTAATTTGAAGAGTGTTGGAGTTATGGGTGATGAGCGCACATATGATTACACTGTTGGTATCCGGGCAGTTACTTCAATTGATGGTATGACTGCTGATTTTGCCCGTGTCCCTTGGGATGTTTTACAGGCAGTGTCGGTGCGTATTGTTAATGAAGTGAAGCACGTCAATCGTGTCGTCTACGATATTACTTCGAAACCGCCGGCAACGATTGAGTGGGAGTAA
- a CDS encoding glycerophosphoryl diester phosphodiesterase membrane domain-containing protein: MNPFLKQPMMSFGEYFAKSWELFKKHVKYIIASVAIFVGIGVLIGLVFGLFGIVIAMTRNPLAILPMLLLYFIVILGLFALSTLFMSGLVMQVYYPELSFGQAIKAGSKRFWPALGGIVLVGLINFGVGIVGGLLVMLSVFTIILAPFAAIGLQFAILLLNAKLAFVLPAILIDGKGPGEAIGESWNTTKDYLWQYVGRFIVLELIIGAIAVGISFIGVFLILIPALISPVLGAIFGIIFGILISFGAAILVYYMLPINIYMYGYLKDLNNQNQANQANYYANNPQQPVPPQPQQPVAPQAAAPVVPPVTPEVTREEAVNMNTNDIPKTHEDMTISPEGEPMFENDFQTEEDDPEFDADTMHDEPVYDEEK, translated from the coding sequence ATGAATCCATTTTTAAAACAACCAATGATGTCATTCGGAGAGTATTTTGCTAAGTCATGGGAACTTTTCAAAAAACATGTTAAGTATATAATCGCTTCAGTCGCTATTTTTGTAGGAATTGGGGTGCTGATTGGTTTAGTCTTTGGACTATTTGGCATAGTTATTGCTATGACCAGAAATCCGTTAGCAATTTTGCCAATGTTATTACTTTACTTTATAGTTATTTTGGGGCTTTTTGCACTCTCAACATTGTTTATGTCTGGTCTTGTGATGCAGGTATATTATCCGGAGTTAAGCTTCGGTCAGGCAATTAAAGCTGGCAGTAAACGTTTTTGGCCAGCGCTTGGCGGTATTGTTTTGGTCGGACTGATTAATTTTGGTGTTGGTATTGTAGGCGGATTGCTAGTTATGCTTTCAGTTTTTACAATTATTTTGGCACCATTTGCAGCAATTGGGTTGCAGTTTGCTATTTTGCTTTTGAATGCTAAGTTAGCTTTTGTATTACCTGCAATTCTGATTGATGGTAAAGGGCCTGGTGAAGCAATCGGAGAAAGCTGGAATACAACTAAAGATTATTTATGGCAGTATGTAGGTCGCTTTATTGTTCTTGAATTAATTATCGGAGCAATTGCAGTAGGTATTTCGTTTATTGGAGTATTCCTTATTCTGATTCCGGCACTTATTAGTCCGGTTTTAGGAGCAATATTCGGTATAATTTTTGGGATATTGATTTCTTTTGGCGCGGCAATATTGGTATATTATATGTTGCCAATTAATATTTATATGTATGGTTATTTAAAAGATTTAAATAACCAAAATCAAGCTAACCAAGCAAATTACTATGCAAACAATCCGCAACAGCCGGTTCCGCCGCAACCGCAACAACCAGTTGCACCGCAAGCTGCGGCACCAGTGGTACCGCCTGTTACACCGGAAGTAACAAGAGAGGAGGCTGTCAATATGAATACTAATGACATTCCTAAAACTCATGAAGATATGACTATTAGTCCTGAAGGTGAACCGATGTTTGAGAATGACTTCCAAACAGAAGAAGACGATCCAGAGTTTGATGCAGATACAATGCATGATGAACCTGTATATGATGAAGAAAAATAA
- a CDS encoding MurR/RpiR family transcriptional regulator, with the protein MSLIVQLRDARTLSPAELNVAQYIIGHPKEVLTLSCSQLAKRTYTSASTVVRLCKRIGIKGFPEFKVQLASELNTFTKNSLHIKENRQIKPDDSLDSIIQMITDINIDSLKEAKILLDDQVLERVVAAIDKAKIIDIYGVGASHFVALDANYKFLRVGKNSATYALSDQQYIQAQNSDEEHLAIIFSYSGQTKELLELAEVLSKNGTMIVSVTSSTDNDLMRLADESIFVSARETIFRSAAISSRITMLNVIDVLYTAYSNLHYEATLESLAKTHIEKTKSRRG; encoded by the coding sequence ATGAGTTTAATTGTACAATTACGTGATGCACGTACTTTATCTCCTGCTGAGTTGAATGTAGCTCAATATATTATTGGGCATCCAAAAGAAGTATTGACTTTATCATGCTCACAGTTAGCTAAGCGAACATATACAAGTGCTTCTACTGTTGTACGACTTTGTAAGCGCATTGGTATTAAGGGATTTCCTGAATTTAAAGTACAATTAGCAAGTGAATTAAATACTTTTACAAAGAATAGTTTACATATAAAGGAAAATCGGCAGATTAAACCGGATGATTCTTTAGATTCTATTATTCAAATGATTACTGATATTAATATTGATTCTTTAAAAGAGGCAAAGATTCTATTAGATGATCAGGTTTTAGAGCGTGTTGTTGCTGCTATCGATAAGGCTAAAATTATTGATATTTATGGTGTAGGAGCTTCACACTTTGTTGCTTTGGATGCAAATTATAAGTTCTTGCGTGTTGGTAAGAATTCGGCTACTTATGCCTTGTCAGATCAACAATATATTCAAGCACAAAATTCTGATGAAGAGCATTTAGCGATTATTTTTTCATATTCAGGTCAGACAAAGGAATTGTTGGAGCTTGCTGAGGTGTTATCAAAAAACGGCACAATGATTGTTTCAGTTACTAGCAGCACGGATAATGATTTGATGCGTTTAGCGGATGAATCTATTTTTGTAAGTGCCCGGGAGACTATTTTTAGGAGTGCGGCAATTTCCTCGCGGATTACAATGTTGAATGTGATTGACGTTCTTTATACTGCATATTCTAACTTACATTATGAGGCTACTCTTGAATCTTTAGCAAAAACTCATATTGAAAAAACCAAGTCACGGCGGGGATAA
- a CDS encoding LysR family transcriptional regulator: protein MEIRVLNYFVETARQKSMTKAAKKLHVTQPTLSKQLKDLEHELGQKLFKRSNYNINLTPEGEILYKRAVDILTIADKTKAEFKSMNDFNGGDLHIGCAESYGITIIAKALKSLTRKYPNIKFHLYSGNFQTVTEQLNNGLLDFSITVQNIDTSAFNSLRLPYTDTWGILMRKDSLLAKKNTISIQDISKLSLIISRQGFSDEMPNELKNMQSKMNITGTYDLLYNASLFVSEGLGYALCFNNLIDTSSESDLIFKEITPTISSPMKVIWPSNQMLSQSAELFLKELKNNTL, encoded by the coding sequence ATGGAGATTAGAGTTTTAAATTATTTTGTAGAAACCGCTCGCCAAAAAAGCATGACAAAAGCAGCAAAAAAATTACATGTAACCCAACCAACACTATCAAAACAACTAAAAGACTTAGAGCATGAATTGGGGCAAAAATTATTCAAACGCTCCAATTACAATATAAATTTAACTCCGGAAGGAGAAATATTATATAAAAGAGCAGTAGATATCCTTACCATCGCAGATAAAACAAAAGCTGAATTTAAATCAATGAACGACTTTAATGGTGGTGATTTGCATATCGGTTGTGCCGAATCCTATGGAATAACAATTATTGCGAAAGCGTTAAAATCATTAACTAGAAAATATCCTAACATTAAATTCCACCTTTACAGTGGCAATTTTCAAACAGTCACTGAACAGCTAAATAATGGCCTTTTAGATTTTTCTATAACAGTACAAAACATAGATACTTCTGCATTTAATTCATTACGTCTGCCCTATACTGATACATGGGGAATTTTAATGCGAAAAGACAGCCTCTTAGCAAAAAAAAACACAATTAGTATACAAGACATTTCAAAGTTGTCGCTAATTATTTCTAGACAAGGATTTTCTGATGAAATGCCCAATGAGTTAAAAAATATGCAATCAAAAATGAATATCACCGGAACATATGACCTACTTTACAATGCGAGCCTTTTTGTAAGTGAGGGCTTAGGCTATGCTCTCTGTTTTAATAACTTGATAGACACAAGCTCAGAAAGTGATCTGATTTTCAAAGAAATAACCCCAACAATTTCGTCTCCAATGAAAGTAATCTGGCCAAGTAACCAAATGTTATCACAGTCAGCTGAATTGTTTCTGAAAGAACTGAAAAATAACACGCTATAA
- a CDS encoding M42 family metallopeptidase → MCSMDKQWQLMYDLTMADAPSGNEKEARDVMQRFVKPLADKVEVDRLGSLIAVQNGAENGPKIMVAGHLDEIGFMVTRITDGGYIKFQTLGGWWGQNMLSQRVTVTNRDGKKFVGVIGSKPPHILPADERNKPADIKDMYIDLGVDSKEEVAALGIRPGDTITPYCESMKMANEKYLLAKAWDNRVGCAVAALVLEQLKDKKVDGTVYGVGTVQEEVGCRGAQTSSYKIQPDIGFAVDVCISQSLGVTEENVLSKLGGGPALGLFDAGMIGHKALREFVENIADELNIPYQYDSMAGGATDGAKIHMIHEGTPTINVSIPSRYIHSNVSIIHQDDIDNAVKLIVAAIERLDNKTVETITYGK, encoded by the coding sequence ATGTGCAGTATGGATAAACAGTGGCAGTTAATGTATGATTTAACAATGGCTGATGCCCCGAGTGGTAATGAGAAAGAGGCTCGCGATGTTATGCAACGTTTTGTTAAGCCTTTAGCAGACAAGGTTGAAGTTGACCGTTTAGGATCGCTGATTGCAGTGCAAAACGGAGCTGAAAATGGTCCGAAAATTATGGTTGCCGGACATCTTGATGAAATTGGCTTTATGGTTACTCGTATTACCGATGGTGGCTATATTAAATTCCAAACACTCGGTGGCTGGTGGGGACAAAATATGTTGTCTCAACGAGTTACTGTTACTAACCGTGATGGTAAAAAGTTTGTTGGCGTTATCGGCAGCAAGCCGCCACATATCTTACCTGCAGATGAGCGCAATAAACCAGCGGACATTAAAGATATGTATATTGATCTTGGTGTTGACAGCAAGGAAGAAGTTGCCGCTTTGGGCATTCGTCCTGGAGATACAATTACACCATATTGCGAGAGCATGAAAATGGCTAATGAGAAATATTTATTGGCCAAAGCATGGGATAATCGTGTTGGTTGTGCTGTTGCAGCTTTAGTTTTAGAGCAACTGAAAGATAAAAAAGTTGATGGTACTGTTTATGGTGTAGGTACAGTACAAGAAGAAGTTGGATGTCGTGGTGCACAAACGAGTAGCTATAAAATCCAACCGGATATTGGGTTTGCTGTAGATGTTTGTATTTCACAATCTTTAGGCGTTACTGAAGAAAACGTATTGAGCAAACTTGGCGGTGGTCCAGCTTTAGGATTGTTTGACGCTGGAATGATCGGTCATAAAGCATTGCGCGAATTTGTTGAGAATATTGCTGATGAGCTTAATATTCCTTATCAATATGATTCAATGGCTGGCGGAGCAACTGACGGAGCTAAAATTCATATGATTCATGAAGGAACACCAACTATTAATGTTTCAATTCCCTCACGTTATATTCATTCAAATGTTTCAATAATTCACCAAGACGATATTGATAATGCAGTTAAATTAATTGTTGCAGCAATTGAGCGATTGGATAATAAAACCGTTGAAACGATTACTTACGGTAAATAA
- the guaB gene encoding IMP dehydrogenase, with protein sequence MNGKVLKEGYTFDDVLLVPQKSQVLPNEVLLHTQLTKKIRLNIPMLSAAMDTVTEAALAIALARQGGLAIIHKNMSIEEQAKQVDMVKRNESGMITNPITLSKDSTLADADAILRTYKISGLPVIDENEVLIGIITNRDLKYRQIDETPVSEFMTKDNLITAAVGTTIEDAKAILLEHRIEKLPIVDENNVLKGLITIKDIDSALNYPNACKDEQGRLRVGAAVGASGDVLERVAALVAAGVDIITIDSAHGHSQGILDTVKLIKTTYPDLDVIAGNIVTAAAAEDLIAAGADAVKVGVGPGSICTTRVVAGVGMPQLTAVNDVVQVAKPKGVGVIADGGIKLSGDIVKALAAGADCVMLGGLLAGAEEAPGEEVIYDGRKYKVYVGMGSLAAMARGSKDRYFQSSNEAKKLVPEGIEGRVPYKGKLEDIVYQLIGGLRSGMGYCGTATIADLQENGKFIRITGAGLKESHPHDIQITKEAPNYQK encoded by the coding sequence ATGAATGGTAAAGTTTTAAAAGAAGGATATACTTTTGATGATGTTTTGTTGGTTCCGCAAAAATCACAAGTATTGCCCAATGAGGTTTTATTGCACACTCAGTTAACGAAAAAAATTCGTTTAAATATTCCTATGTTGTCAGCGGCAATGGATACGGTTACTGAGGCAGCACTGGCAATTGCCTTGGCTCGTCAAGGCGGGTTGGCTATCATTCATAAGAATATGAGTATTGAAGAGCAAGCGAAGCAAGTAGATATGGTAAAACGGAATGAGAGCGGTATGATTACTAATCCGATTACTTTATCTAAGGATTCGACACTTGCCGATGCCGATGCAATATTACGTACTTATAAGATTTCTGGACTTCCGGTTATTGATGAAAATGAAGTATTAATCGGAATTATTACTAACCGTGACTTGAAATATCGTCAAATTGATGAAACACCGGTTAGTGAATTTATGACTAAAGATAATCTTATTACGGCGGCAGTGGGAACGACGATTGAGGATGCGAAAGCAATTTTGCTTGAGCACCGGATTGAGAAGTTGCCGATTGTAGATGAAAACAATGTGCTTAAAGGTTTAATTACTATTAAAGATATTGATAGTGCTTTGAATTATCCGAATGCTTGTAAGGATGAGCAAGGGCGCTTACGTGTTGGTGCTGCTGTTGGTGCGTCTGGAGATGTATTGGAGCGGGTAGCGGCATTAGTTGCAGCCGGGGTTGATATTATTACTATTGATTCAGCTCATGGGCATTCGCAAGGTATTTTAGATACAGTGAAGCTTATTAAGACAACGTATCCAGATTTAGATGTTATTGCCGGTAATATTGTTACTGCTGCAGCGGCAGAAGATTTAATTGCTGCCGGAGCTGATGCGGTGAAAGTTGGCGTTGGTCCGGGATCAATTTGTACGACGCGGGTTGTTGCCGGAGTTGGCATGCCACAATTGACAGCGGTTAATGATGTTGTGCAGGTTGCTAAGCCAAAAGGTGTTGGCGTTATTGCTGATGGTGGTATTAAGCTTTCAGGTGACATTGTGAAAGCTTTGGCTGCCGGAGCAGATTGTGTCATGCTTGGCGGTTTATTGGCCGGAGCTGAGGAAGCACCTGGCGAAGAGGTTATCTATGATGGCCGAAAGTATAAGGTGTACGTTGGTATGGGTAGTCTTGCAGCAATGGCGCGAGGCAGTAAGGATCGTTATTTCCAAAGTTCAAATGAGGCGAAGAAATTGGTGCCGGAAGGTATTGAGGGGCGCGTGCCTTATAAAGGAAAACTTGAAGATATCGTGTATCAGTTGATTGGTGGTTTACGTTCCGGGATGGGTTATTGCGGAACGGCTACTATTGCTGATTTGCAGGAGAATGGCAAATTTATTCGCATCACTGGTGCTGGGTTAAAAGAAAGCCATCCGCATGATATTCAGATTACTAAAGAGGCGCCAAATTATCAGAAGTAG